From a region of the Streptomyces sp. NBC_00193 genome:
- a CDS encoding ABC transporter ATP-binding protein yields the protein MIGVAPPDYDPAAPETAATLPVGSSATVRGYVRGLFRRHRRAFLVLVGVNTVAVISSMVGPYLLGQVVDRLSEGARELHLGRVGLLFALALGIQTVFVRLVRLRGAMLGEEMLADLREDFLVRSVGLPPGVLERAGTGDLLSRITTDIDRLANAMREAVPQLAIGVVWAGLLYGALAVTAPPLALAALVALPVLVVGCRWYFKRAPRAYRSEAAGYAAVAAVLTETVDAGRTIEAHRLGGRRIELSERRIKEWTAWERYTLFLRTVLFPVVNVTYVTILGSVLMIGGYCVIQGWMSVGQLTTGALLAQMMVDPIGLILRWYDELQIAQVSLARLVGVREIEPDAGDAGVSPDGRDVRADQVHFGYREGVDVLHQVSMSVPPGTRMALVGPSGAGKSTLGRLLAGIYAPRTGEITLGGAQLSQMPAERVREHVALVNQEHHVFVGSLRDNLRLARTEAGDGELWAALGAVDAEDWARALDAGLDTEVGSGSAALTPAQAQQIALARLVLADPHTLVLDEATSLLDPRAARHLERSLARVLDGRTVIAIAHRLHTAHDADVIAVVEGGRITELGSHDALVEADGAYAALWRSWHG from the coding sequence ATGATCGGCGTGGCGCCGCCGGACTACGATCCGGCCGCCCCGGAAACGGCCGCGACCCTGCCCGTGGGCAGCTCCGCGACGGTACGGGGCTACGTGCGCGGCCTGTTCCGCCGCCACCGGCGGGCCTTCCTGGTCCTGGTGGGGGTCAACACGGTCGCGGTGATCTCCTCCATGGTCGGCCCGTACCTGCTGGGCCAGGTCGTGGACCGGCTCTCGGAGGGGGCCCGCGAGCTCCATCTGGGCCGGGTGGGGCTGCTGTTCGCCCTGGCGCTCGGCATCCAGACCGTGTTCGTGCGGCTGGTCCGGCTGCGCGGGGCGATGCTCGGCGAGGAGATGCTGGCCGATCTGCGCGAGGACTTCCTCGTGCGGTCGGTGGGCCTGCCGCCGGGCGTGCTGGAGCGTGCGGGAACCGGTGACCTGCTGTCGCGGATCACCACGGACATCGACCGGCTGGCCAACGCGATGCGCGAGGCCGTCCCGCAGCTGGCCATCGGCGTGGTGTGGGCGGGCCTGCTCTACGGGGCGCTCGCGGTGACCGCGCCGCCGCTGGCGCTCGCCGCGCTGGTGGCGCTGCCGGTACTGGTGGTCGGCTGCCGCTGGTACTTCAAGCGGGCCCCCCGGGCCTACCGTTCCGAGGCGGCCGGGTACGCGGCGGTCGCGGCCGTGCTCACCGAGACGGTGGACGCGGGCCGCACCATCGAGGCGCACCGCCTCGGCGGGCGCCGGATCGAGCTGTCGGAGCGGCGGATCAAGGAGTGGACGGCGTGGGAGCGGTACACGCTGTTCCTGCGGACGGTCCTCTTCCCGGTCGTCAACGTCACCTACGTGACGATCCTCGGCTCCGTGCTGATGATCGGCGGGTACTGCGTGATCCAGGGCTGGATGTCCGTGGGGCAGCTGACCACGGGCGCCCTGCTGGCGCAGATGATGGTCGACCCGATCGGTCTGATCCTGCGCTGGTACGACGAGCTGCAGATCGCGCAGGTCTCGCTGGCCCGGCTGGTGGGCGTGCGGGAGATCGAACCCGACGCGGGCGACGCGGGTGTCTCCCCGGACGGCAGGGACGTCCGGGCGGACCAGGTGCACTTCGGGTACCGCGAGGGCGTCGACGTCCTGCACCAGGTGTCGATGTCGGTGCCGCCGGGCACCCGGATGGCGCTGGTCGGGCCCTCGGGCGCCGGCAAGTCCACACTGGGCCGGCTCCTGGCGGGCATCTACGCACCGCGGACCGGCGAGATCACCCTCGGCGGGGCGCAGCTGTCGCAGATGCCCGCGGAACGGGTGCGCGAGCACGTGGCCCTGGTCAACCAGGAACACCACGTGTTCGTGGGCTCCCTGCGGGACAACCTGCGCCTCGCGCGCACGGAGGCCGGTGACGGCGAGCTGTGGGCGGCGCTCGGCGCCGTCGACGCCGAGGACTGGGCGCGGGCGCTGGACGCCGGTCTGGACACCGAGGTCGGCTCGGGCTCGGCGGCGCTGACCCCGGCGCAGGCGCAGCAGATCGCGCTGGCCCGGCTGGTGCTGGCCGATCCGCACACGCTGGTGCTGGACGAGGCCACATCGCTGCTGGACCCGCGCGCGGCACGGCACTTGGAGCGCTCGCTGGCCCGGGTGCTGGACGGCCGCACGGTGATCGCGATCGCGCACCGGCTGCACACCGCGCACGACGCGGACGTGATCGCGGTGGTCGAGGGCGGCCGCATCACCGAGCTCGGCTCGCACGACGCCCTGGTCGAGGCGGACGGGGCGTACGCCGCCCTGTGGCGCTCCTGGCACGGCTGA
- a CDS encoding ABC transporter ATP-binding protein, protein MQISDLPYPDPGVPDARSGPRFLWWLGRGQLGGQAKSLCWGLLHFGGIAGLPYTVGLGIDAVVDRDGARLLWVGGLIALLGVAISVGDAMLHRTAVTNWITAAARVQQLLARKTAELGSALTRRVAAGEVVAVSTGDVEKIGWFVEAVSRFLAAALTLVIGCVVLLFYAPTIGVVVAIGMPVLALAVLPLLPRATRRADVQREKAGKATELASDTVAGLRVLRGIGGEELFLGRYREASQQVREAAVHSARMWALISAIQVLLPGALLVTVVWYGSALVLDGRLDVGELVAAFSAVATMLYPLRHFEEIAMAYSFSRPSAKRAARVLSLTRSGAPAEAGAEPETAAEPVVATEAVQAPAAGGDLYDPETGLLVPSGRFTAVVCGDPDLAGRLAERLGGHPMDAAAGPSVLLGGVALDELTLGTARTLVLVQDKDPVLLSGTLRELFDVPASGAVAPSAALASAQCADVMDALLQSAPDGVDDPMDARITERGRSLSGGQRQRLALARSLVTDPEVLVLDEPTSAVDSHTEARIAEGISALRSGRTTVVLASSPLLLDRADRVVLIHEGKAAASGTHRELLHGDPRYRAVVTRETEEEQRLPRLESVLTEIEESA, encoded by the coding sequence ATGCAGATCAGCGATCTTCCGTATCCGGACCCAGGGGTACCCGACGCTCGCTCCGGCCCCCGCTTCCTCTGGTGGCTGGGGCGGGGCCAACTCGGCGGACAGGCCAAAAGCCTGTGCTGGGGGCTCCTGCACTTCGGCGGCATCGCGGGGCTGCCGTACACCGTGGGCCTGGGCATCGACGCGGTCGTGGACCGCGACGGCGCCCGGCTGCTGTGGGTCGGCGGCCTGATCGCGCTGCTCGGCGTCGCGATCTCGGTCGGCGACGCGATGCTGCACCGTACGGCCGTCACCAACTGGATCACCGCCGCCGCCCGGGTCCAGCAGCTGCTCGCCCGCAAGACCGCCGAACTCGGTTCCGCCCTGACCCGGCGGGTCGCGGCGGGCGAGGTGGTGGCCGTGTCCACGGGCGACGTGGAGAAGATCGGCTGGTTCGTCGAGGCGGTCTCCCGCTTCCTGGCCGCCGCCCTGACCCTGGTCATCGGCTGTGTCGTCCTGCTGTTCTACGCGCCCACGATCGGCGTGGTCGTGGCCATCGGCATGCCGGTGCTCGCCCTGGCCGTCCTGCCGCTGCTGCCGCGCGCCACCCGACGCGCCGACGTGCAGCGGGAGAAGGCGGGCAAGGCCACCGAACTGGCCTCGGACACCGTGGCGGGACTGCGGGTGCTGCGCGGCATCGGCGGCGAGGAACTCTTCCTCGGGCGCTACCGCGAGGCCTCGCAGCAGGTCCGCGAGGCAGCGGTGCACAGTGCCCGGATGTGGGCGCTGATCTCCGCGATCCAGGTGCTGCTGCCGGGCGCGCTGCTGGTCACGGTGGTCTGGTACGGGTCCGCGCTCGTCCTGGACGGCCGGCTGGACGTCGGTGAACTCGTCGCCGCCTTCAGCGCGGTGGCGACCATGCTCTACCCGCTGCGGCACTTCGAGGAGATCGCCATGGCGTACTCCTTCTCCCGCCCCTCCGCCAAACGGGCCGCCCGGGTGCTGTCGCTGACCCGGAGCGGCGCACCGGCGGAGGCCGGTGCGGAGCCGGAGACGGCCGCGGAGCCGGTCGTCGCCACCGAGGCGGTGCAGGCCCCGGCCGCCGGCGGAGACCTGTACGACCCGGAGACCGGGCTGCTGGTCCCGTCGGGCCGGTTCACCGCCGTGGTCTGCGGGGACCCCGACCTGGCGGGCCGGCTAGCCGAGCGCCTGGGCGGACACCCGATGGACGCGGCGGCCGGGCCCTCCGTCCTCCTGGGCGGGGTCGCGCTGGACGAGCTCACGCTCGGCACCGCGCGCACGCTGGTCCTCGTACAGGACAAGGATCCGGTCCTGCTGTCCGGGACGCTGCGCGAGCTGTTCGACGTACCGGCGTCCGGAGCGGTCGCACCGTCTGCGGCGCTCGCATCGGCCCAGTGCGCGGACGTGATGGACGCCCTGCTGCAGTCCGCCCCGGACGGGGTGGACGACCCGATGGACGCCCGGATCACCGAGCGCGGCCGCTCGCTGTCCGGCGGGCAGCGCCAGCGGCTGGCGCTGGCGCGGTCCCTGGTGACCGACCCCGAGGTGCTGGTGCTGGACGAGCCGACCTCGGCGGTCGACTCGCACACCGAGGCCCGGATCGCGGAGGGGATCTCGGCGCTGCGCTCCGGTCGCACGACGGTGGTACTGGCTTCCTCGCCGCTGCTGCTGGACCGTGCCGACCGGGTCGTCCTGATCCACGAGGGCAAGGCGGCGGCGAGCGGCACGCACCGCGAGCTGCTGCACGGTGACCCGCGCTACCGGGCGGTCGTCACCCGCGAGACCGAGGAAGAACAGCGGCTCCCGCGGCTGGAATCCGTACTGACAGAGATCGAGGAATCCGCATGA
- a CDS encoding tryptophan 2,3-dioxygenase family protein gives MATHPEIARWAAADRMPEECDGISLARSVTEQVRRTGKHFLSQETLLRLSDIGRRHGTNRPFLSAFLDCALDKHEGRFQNRTYLALPVLELLMDDRHAAPSADRMATLLMADVVRFEIEAAAGSPERPGRDRPDGPTLSTRLRHALRLVTGLDRPEADDLPSRLAHAPRSRLEGLADRLPRPPATDRARWFDVTVQPVSVVHDEYFFIRVLQTHEMHFTAIAAAMKKTIVALRAGNPESAVEPVDHAVAMFERAATLFRVVATMRAEQFSAFRQYTQGASAIQSEQYKRFESLCGVPPVPRLESSAFTSVPAVRAEVQDPDHDTVTRAYLDLRDEGRADRARWSRLDMAISRLERGHQRWKSAHRGLAARMLGDAHGSGYTDGVPYLTQCLGNRLFWQLDTGH, from the coding sequence ATGGCGACACACCCCGAGATCGCGCGCTGGGCGGCCGCCGACCGAATGCCGGAGGAATGCGACGGCATCTCGCTCGCCCGGTCCGTCACGGAACAGGTGCGGAGGACAGGGAAGCATTTCCTTTCGCAGGAAACGCTCCTTCGCCTGAGTGACATCGGGCGACGGCACGGCACGAACCGTCCGTTCCTCAGCGCCTTTCTCGACTGCGCCCTCGACAAGCACGAGGGACGCTTCCAGAACCGGACCTACCTCGCGCTGCCGGTCCTGGAACTCCTCATGGACGACCGGCACGCCGCGCCGAGCGCGGACCGGATGGCGACCCTGCTGATGGCCGACGTGGTGCGTTTCGAGATCGAGGCGGCAGCCGGGTCGCCCGAGAGGCCCGGGCGGGACCGGCCGGATGGGCCGACGCTGAGCACGCGGTTGAGGCATGCCCTGCGGCTCGTGACGGGGCTCGATCGGCCGGAGGCCGACGACCTTCCGTCGCGGCTGGCGCACGCTCCCCGGTCCCGCCTCGAAGGTCTCGCCGATCGCCTGCCCCGGCCGCCGGCGACGGATCGCGCCCGGTGGTTCGACGTCACCGTCCAGCCCGTCTCCGTCGTTCACGACGAATACTTCTTCATCCGCGTCCTCCAGACCCACGAAATGCACTTCACCGCAATAGCAGCAGCCATGAAGAAGACGATCGTGGCACTCCGTGCAGGGAATCCGGAAAGCGCCGTGGAGCCCGTGGACCACGCGGTCGCAATGTTCGAGCGGGCCGCGACGCTCTTCCGCGTCGTGGCCACGATGAGGGCGGAGCAGTTCTCCGCCTTCCGGCAGTACACCCAGGGTGCCAGCGCCATTCAGTCCGAACAGTACAAACGGTTCGAGAGCCTGTGCGGGGTTCCGCCCGTACCGCGTCTGGAATCGTCCGCATTCACGAGCGTGCCGGCCGTACGGGCCGAAGTGCAGGATCCCGACCACGACACCGTCACCCGGGCCTATCTCGACCTCAGGGACGAGGGACGTGCCGACCGGGCGCGGTGGAGCCGCCTCGACATGGCGATCAGCCGTCTGGAGCGCGGGCACCAGCGGTGGAAGTCGGCACATCGAGGTCTGGCCGCACGCATGCTCGGCGACGCCCACGGTTCGGGCTACACCGACGGCGTCCCCTACCTGACGCAATGCCTGGGAAACCGACTGTTCTGGCAACTGGACACCGGCCACTGA
- a CDS encoding sulfite oxidase: MPLDLSDESQYDRVRLRQWVRDRARSAGVDRRDLLKLFAAGAAAGSLGLGAAGTAAAATGGATTAAAALPGTVKPLPPELFTIRGTNAETNFAALRGTGPLTPLDRFFVRNHTVTPRLDANDWRLKVWGDALSGGPVEFSYDRLRALPAVERTLFIECAGNGRSFYTTQQGQQVSGTAWTLGAIGVARWRGARLSDVLRQAGLTRGAVDVLPRGLDDEVVTNGVNLGRVRRPLPVSKALDDVILAYEMNGEPLPPDHGGPVRVVVPNWIGISSIKWVGDIEVSGQPLYTPWNTDLYRLFGPDQPPQGSAPLTRQTIKSAFELELGATVPVRRTRLLTGRSWSGAAPVHRVEVSTDGGDHWQRARLHDVPRRGSWVRWSLPWTPRTTGPTALLARATDTTGRTQPATAAHNTQGYLFDAVVRHPVSVV; encoded by the coding sequence ATGCCCCTCGACCTGTCGGACGAGAGCCAGTACGACCGCGTGCGCCTGAGGCAGTGGGTGCGCGACCGCGCCCGCTCCGCCGGGGTGGACCGCCGAGACCTGCTCAAACTGTTCGCGGCGGGAGCCGCGGCCGGCTCCCTGGGCCTGGGCGCCGCCGGAACCGCCGCGGCCGCCACCGGCGGTGCGACGACCGCCGCTGCCGCGCTGCCCGGGACCGTGAAGCCGCTGCCGCCCGAGCTGTTCACCATCCGGGGCACCAATGCGGAGACCAACTTCGCCGCCCTGCGCGGCACGGGCCCCCTGACCCCCCTCGACCGGTTCTTCGTGCGCAACCACACCGTCACCCCGCGCCTCGACGCGAACGACTGGCGGCTGAAGGTGTGGGGCGACGCACTGTCCGGCGGGCCGGTGGAATTCTCCTACGACCGGCTGCGCGCGCTGCCGGCGGTCGAGCGGACCCTGTTCATCGAGTGCGCGGGCAACGGCCGCAGCTTCTACACCACCCAGCAGGGCCAGCAGGTGAGCGGGACCGCGTGGACCCTCGGCGCGATCGGTGTGGCCCGCTGGCGCGGTGCCCGGCTGTCCGACGTCCTGAGGCAGGCGGGCCTGACCCGCGGGGCCGTGGACGTGCTGCCCCGCGGGCTGGACGACGAGGTCGTCACGAACGGGGTGAACCTGGGCCGGGTGCGGCGCCCGCTGCCCGTCTCCAAGGCCCTCGACGACGTGATCCTCGCGTACGAGATGAACGGCGAGCCGCTGCCGCCCGACCACGGCGGCCCGGTCCGCGTGGTCGTACCGAACTGGATCGGTATCTCCTCGATCAAGTGGGTCGGCGACATCGAGGTGAGCGGGCAGCCCCTCTACACACCGTGGAACACCGACCTGTACCGGCTGTTCGGGCCCGACCAGCCGCCGCAGGGCAGCGCCCCGCTGACCCGCCAGACCATCAAGAGCGCCTTCGAGCTCGAGCTGGGTGCGACCGTGCCCGTCCGCCGGACGCGGCTGCTGACCGGGCGCTCGTGGTCGGGCGCGGCGCCCGTGCACCGGGTGGAGGTCAGTACCGACGGCGGGGACCACTGGCAGCGGGCCCGGCTCCACGACGTCCCGCGCCGGGGCAGCTGGGTGCGCTGGTCATTGCCGTGGACCCCACGGACCACCGGCCCGACCGCGTTGCTGGCGCGGGCCACCGACACCACCGGACGGACCCAGCCGGCCACCGCGGCCCACAACACGCAGGGCTACCTGTTCGACGCGGTGGTGCGCCACCCGGTGAGCGTGGTCTGA
- a CDS encoding FAD-binding and (Fe-S)-binding domain-containing protein produces the protein MPLLEPKPGALRPRTLAGPAPDRVPDRVSTGTPELLRSELAELLGADKVLSGVSDLVRYASDASPYRFLPQVVVIAEDIDDVSAVLSYAHGKQREVVFRAAGTSLNGQAQGEDILVDVRRHWAGVEVLDEGLRARIQPGTTVVRANAALARHGRILGPDPASAIACTLGGVVANNASGMTAGTTRNSYRTLSSLTFVLPSGTVVDTADPLADEELEHAEPTLCHGLMEIKKEIEADPELVARIRAKYEIKNTTGYRLDAYLDGATPVEILRGLMVGSEGTLGFIAEVVFDTLPLDRELTSALLFFPSLPAAAAAVPLFNEAGALAVELMDGNTLRASVSVAGVPADWAGLPKDTTALLVEFRAPDEAGRAEYERRAAEVLAGLDLVAPVASVTNAFTRDAKTISGYWKARKAFVTAVGGARASGTTLITEDFAVPPSRLAEACEALLELQAEHGFDAAVAGHAAHGNLHFLLAFDAARPADVERYAAFMDAFCRLTVERFDGSLKAEHSTGRNMAPFLELEWGPRATEMMWRTKRVVDPDLVLAPRILLDRDPRAHLRGLKTIPQVEAVADPCIECGFCEPTCPSEDLTTTPRQRIVLRREMMRQQPGSPVLDGLLAAYGYDAVDTCAGDSTCKLACPVGIDTGALMKDFRHRRHSPREERAAELAALRFGAVEGAARLAVAAAGKITDTVGDGILEAVTGAARRIVRPDLVPEWLPQVPGAAARTLPATRRGGAAAVYYPACVNRIFGGPDGASGPSLPEAVVAVSERAGRPVWIPGDVRGTCCATIWHSKGYDAGNRVMANRIVEAAWGWTAGGRLPLVVDASSCTLGIAHEVVPYLTDDNRSLHAELRIVDSIVWAAEELLPHLEVRRTVGSAVLHPTCSMRHLDDEAHLRTVAEACADEVVVPYDTGCCAFAGDRGMLHPELTESATAREAAEVTARQFDAHLSANRMCEVGMDRATGRSYYSALLELERATRP, from the coding sequence ATGCCACTGCTGGAACCGAAGCCGGGGGCCCTGCGCCCGCGCACCCTCGCCGGCCCCGCCCCCGACCGGGTGCCCGACCGCGTCTCGACGGGCACCCCCGAGCTGCTGCGGAGCGAGCTGGCCGAGCTGCTGGGCGCCGACAAGGTGCTCTCGGGCGTCTCCGACCTGGTCCGGTACGCCTCCGACGCCTCCCCGTACCGGTTCCTGCCGCAGGTCGTCGTGATCGCAGAGGACATCGACGACGTCTCCGCCGTACTGTCCTACGCCCACGGCAAGCAGCGCGAGGTGGTCTTCCGGGCCGCCGGGACCTCGCTCAACGGTCAGGCCCAGGGCGAGGACATCCTCGTCGACGTCCGCCGCCACTGGGCCGGGGTCGAGGTGCTCGACGAGGGCCTGCGGGCCCGGATCCAGCCCGGCACCACCGTCGTGCGCGCCAACGCCGCGCTCGCCCGGCACGGCCGGATCCTCGGCCCGGACCCGGCCAGCGCCATCGCCTGCACCCTCGGCGGAGTCGTCGCCAACAACGCCTCCGGCATGACCGCGGGCACCACGAGGAACTCGTACCGCACCCTGTCCTCCCTCACCTTCGTGCTGCCGAGCGGCACCGTGGTGGACACCGCCGATCCGCTCGCCGACGAGGAGCTGGAGCACGCCGAGCCCACCCTGTGCCACGGCCTGATGGAGATCAAGAAGGAGATCGAGGCCGATCCGGAGCTCGTGGCCCGGATCCGGGCCAAGTACGAGATCAAGAACACCACCGGCTACCGCCTCGACGCCTACCTCGACGGCGCCACCCCGGTGGAGATCCTGCGCGGGCTGATGGTCGGCTCCGAGGGCACGCTCGGCTTCATCGCCGAGGTCGTCTTCGACACGCTGCCGCTGGACCGCGAGCTCACCAGCGCTCTGCTCTTCTTCCCCTCGCTGCCCGCCGCGGCCGCCGCCGTACCGCTCTTCAACGAGGCGGGGGCACTGGCCGTCGAGCTGATGGACGGCAACACCCTGCGCGCCTCGGTGAGCGTCGCGGGCGTCCCCGCCGACTGGGCCGGGCTGCCCAAGGACACCACCGCGCTGCTGGTGGAGTTCCGGGCCCCGGACGAGGCCGGCCGCGCGGAGTACGAGCGGCGGGCCGCCGAGGTGCTGGCCGGGCTGGACCTGGTGGCCCCGGTGGCCTCGGTGACCAATGCCTTCACCCGCGACGCCAAGACCATCTCCGGCTACTGGAAGGCCCGCAAGGCCTTCGTCACCGCCGTCGGCGGCGCCCGCGCCTCCGGCACCACCCTGATCACCGAGGACTTCGCGGTCCCCCCGTCCCGGCTCGCCGAGGCCTGCGAGGCCCTCCTCGAACTCCAGGCGGAGCACGGCTTCGACGCGGCCGTCGCCGGGCACGCCGCCCACGGCAACCTGCACTTCCTGCTCGCCTTCGACGCCGCCCGGCCCGCGGACGTGGAGCGGTACGCCGCGTTCATGGACGCCTTCTGCCGGCTCACCGTGGAGCGCTTCGACGGCTCGCTGAAGGCCGAGCACTCCACCGGCCGGAACATGGCCCCCTTCCTGGAATTGGAGTGGGGGCCCCGGGCCACCGAGATGATGTGGCGGACCAAGCGGGTCGTCGACCCGGACCTGGTGCTCGCCCCGCGGATCCTCCTGGACCGCGATCCCAGGGCGCACCTGCGCGGCCTCAAGACGATCCCGCAGGTGGAGGCCGTCGCCGACCCCTGCATCGAGTGCGGGTTCTGCGAACCGACCTGCCCCAGCGAGGATCTGACGACCACCCCGCGCCAGCGGATCGTGCTGCGCCGGGAGATGATGCGCCAGCAGCCCGGCTCCCCCGTGCTCGACGGTCTGCTCGCCGCCTACGGGTACGACGCCGTGGACACCTGCGCCGGCGACTCCACCTGCAAGCTCGCCTGCCCCGTCGGCATCGACACCGGCGCCCTGATGAAGGACTTCCGCCACCGCCGGCACAGCCCGCGCGAGGAGCGCGCGGCCGAGCTCGCCGCCCTGCGGTTCGGCGCCGTCGAAGGCGCCGCGCGGCTGGCCGTGGCCGCCGCCGGCAAGATCACCGACACCGTCGGGGACGGGATCCTGGAGGCCGTGACGGGGGCCGCGCGCAGGATCGTACGACCCGACCTGGTCCCGGAGTGGCTGCCGCAGGTCCCCGGCGCCGCGGCCCGCACACTGCCCGCCACCCGGCGCGGGGGCGCCGCCGCGGTCTACTACCCGGCCTGCGTCAACCGGATCTTCGGCGGTCCCGACGGCGCCTCCGGGCCCTCCCTGCCCGAGGCCGTGGTGGCGGTGTCGGAGCGGGCGGGCAGGCCGGTGTGGATCCCCGGGGACGTCCGGGGCACCTGCTGCGCGACGATCTGGCACTCCAAGGGGTACGACGCCGGCAACCGCGTGATGGCCAACCGGATCGTGGAGGCCGCCTGGGGCTGGACGGCCGGCGGGCGACTGCCGCTCGTGGTCGACGCGTCCTCCTGCACCCTGGGCATCGCCCACGAGGTGGTCCCGTACCTGACGGACGACAACCGCTCGCTCCACGCCGAGCTGCGGATCGTCGACTCCATCGTCTGGGCGGCCGAGGAGCTCCTGCCGCACCTGGAGGTGCGGCGCACGGTGGGCTCGGCGGTGCTCCACCCCACCTGTTCGATGCGGCACCTCGACGACGAGGCGCACCTGCGGACCGTGGCCGAGGCCTGCGCCGACGAGGTGGTGGTCCCGTACGACACGGGGTGCTGCGCCTTCGCGGGCGACCGCGGCATGCTGCACCCGGAGCTGACGGAGTCGGCGACGGCGCGCGAGGCCGCCGAGGTGACGGCGCGGCAGTTCGACGCGCACCTGTCGGCGAACCGGATGTGCGAGGTGGGCATGGACCGGGCGACGGGCCGCAGCTACTACTCGGCGCTGCTGGAACTGGAGCGCGCCACCCGGCCCTAG
- a CDS encoding MarR family winged helix-turn-helix transcriptional regulator, whose product MSTASETDSSQGGGTDSADTTDGVLAEQLLRLTRRLHRIQKRHLEPLGITPAQSRLLRTVAHLSAVRPPRMADLAARLEVVPRAVTTLVDGLESADCVRRVPDPANRRVIRIELTDTGRATLRRLRNARTGAAEEILAPLTTDQREVLGGLLNALADAPAEHGC is encoded by the coding sequence ATGAGCACCGCTTCCGAGACCGACAGCAGCCAGGGCGGCGGCACCGACAGCGCCGACACGACCGACGGCGTGCTCGCCGAGCAGCTGCTCCGCCTGACCCGGCGGCTCCACCGCATCCAGAAGCGCCATCTGGAGCCGCTCGGCATCACCCCGGCCCAGTCCCGGCTGCTGCGCACCGTCGCCCACCTCTCCGCGGTGCGGCCACCCCGGATGGCGGACCTCGCCGCCCGCCTCGAGGTGGTGCCCCGTGCCGTGACCACGCTGGTCGACGGGCTGGAGAGCGCCGACTGCGTCCGCCGCGTGCCCGACCCGGCGAACCGCCGTGTCATAAGGATCGAGCTGACCGACACCGGCCGCGCCACGCTGCGCCGCCTGCGCAACGCGCGAACCGGCGCCGCAGAGGAGATCCTGGCTCCATTGACCACCGATCAGCGCGAGGTGCTCGGCGGTCTGCTGAACGCTCTGGCGGACGCTCCGGCGGAGCACGGCTGCTGA